Below is a genomic region from Thunnus thynnus chromosome 22, fThuThy2.1, whole genome shotgun sequence.
tgatagtagtagtagtagtattagcagtagcagcagtactATGAGGAGtagtagtgatagtagtagtagtagtattagcagtagcagcagtactACGAGGAGtagtagtgatagtagtagtagtagtatttgcagtagtagcagtactacacATGAATCTTGTGTTATGTAATTCAAATATTTCCCAGCAGCAGCCTCTGTGTGACCTGGAGCGTGCTGATTGGTCGATtctcagcctgtgtgtgtgtgagtgtgtgtgtgtgtgtgcgtgtgcgtgtgcgtgtgcgtgtgtgtgtgtgtgtgtgtgcgtgtgcgtgtgcgtgtgtgtgtgtgtgtgtgtgtgcgtgtgtgtgtgtgtgtatgtgtgaggctCAGCTCTGACAGGCGGGGGCAGGTACTGTCACACCTGTAATACCTGGTCAGTGTGGACGGGGATGCACcagaggggggtggggaggggtgtgtgtgtgtgtgtgtggtggtgggggggagggtgacctctgacccccagGATGCTCTCTGAAGAATTTAAACCATGCAGAAGCATCAGGCTGAGGGAGAGGAAGGTGTGGTTCAGCTCCAACTAACGAGTTTATACAAGCCGACATCTACAGTATGCATGGCCCAGGggaacacgcacacacacacacacacacacgcacacacgcacacacgcgcacacacacacacacacacatgcacacacacacacacacacacacacacagacaggaagtagaaaCCAAACTTCATTCAGATTTTGTTCGATTCTCGGTTTGACTGCAGTCTGCAGAGAAATGGAAACATCAGAGCTGCACGTATTCACACTAATGTTCACAATAATGTTCACATTGATGTTCACACTAATGTTCACAATAATGTTCACACTAATGTTCACTTTGTTCTTAAACTCAGGAgcttcatttaattaattaatctgacTAACGTGGACGTTCACTGTGACACTGAACTGTCTGAACACGAGTTTGGTGAACTTTACTagaagtatttgtactttactggagtatttttccatgtgatgctactttatacagTTCAGATGTACTTCAAGTACTTCAAAGTTGTAGTGAAGTACAGCAGTTGAGTAACTTTACACGTCAACCTCAtcgagctcataatacttgtgtacttttactgcagtaggtCGTAGTTtccatgcaggacttttactgtaatggagtatttctacatGGTTGCtgtggtacttttactgcagtaaaggatctgagtacttggTGCACCACtgtgtctgatcacagaggccTCCAACATGGCCGCCGCTGAGTTCTGTTGCCATTTATGGGAAGAcgaagctgaaaacacacacttcctcaGTAACTGTTCTCTTGTTGTGAGTCAGGTTGAAACAGCACGAGGCAGCGAGAGCAGAGGAAGTGGTTTCTGTCagtcacactgctgcagctTTAGGggaaaattaaatgtgtgtgcgtgtgtcctTATATGGCGAAGCGGAGACACACATGCGACAAACACACGAGTGTGTCTGCTTGTGAACACGGTTAAATATTCACAGTGACATTAATACTTACAGGAGGTCAATTAAGTCTTCTGATGGGTgaaaagagacatttaaccacAGTCCACACCCacttcctctctcacacacacacacacacacacacacacacacacactcactcacacacacacacacacacacacactcactcacacacacacacacacacacacacacacacacacacaccctgcagcTCTGCCACAAACTGTTTCATAATCAGAAGTTGTTTAAAAGttcaggttttatatttgttattattattttgctcGTTCAGTGACGTCGTCGTTCCTCCTGACTGACAATAAAGTTTGTTTGAATCTTAAAGTGAAGACTCAGATCTGACAGGATAAACTTTAAATTATTGTAACATAATATAGATAATTACATTTATAGATGTGTGTATTAGTTTGTCTCCCTGATGGTTGAAATAGTTTCGGATCAATCTCTGACTGGCAGGAAGTGTTGAATCAGCTACACTACActtcccacaatgcacctgCTGTTAAACTGAACACGGTGTAAAAaactgtgcagaataatgtgtttaaatgtgttttagaCACTGATCCTGGTGCAGCCATGAcggcgctgctgctgctgcaggcagGCAGCGACGTCGTGGCCAAAAGTATGCGGACACCTGAGGGTTCCCGGACGCACCGCggtgtccacatacttctgGCCACATGCTGTGTTAAGTTTTCAGCGGCTCTGTTGCGCCCCCTGCTGGACTCAAGCAGCTACAACACCTTGATCAGTCAATCAGGTCATTTTACTTCCACCTgctgatcaataataatattctgttttcagtataaactgaataattaattatttttgagttttggacgTTGATGCACTTTGgtacaaataatcaataataatcagAATCTATAATTTCAATAAACAGAAATGATTCCTAATTATGAGatgttcaataaaaataataaatgacaataaattcaacaacaacaacaaaaaaaacacagaaaacacaccaaAACTCCAAGAACTTGTTTATTTATCTCCATCAGTTGTTACCGTGGTAACCAAGTCGACCCATGATACCGTGTTGTCAGGACGAATAAagactgatgacatcacaacacACACGATGTTTGAActacttttattttacattcttttgtttttacaaaaagaactttaatttaaaacacagtgagtgtgtgagtgtgtgtgagtgtgtgtgtgagtgtgtgagtgtgtgtgagtgtgtgtgagtgtgtgtgagtgtgtgagtgtgtgtgtgtgtgtgagtgtgtgagtgtgtgtgagtgtgtgtgtgtgtgtgtgagtgtgtgtgtgtgtgagtgtgtgtgagtgtgtgagtgtgtgtgtgtgtgtgagtgtgtgagtgtgtgagtgtgtgtgagtgtgtgtgagagtgtgtgtgtgtgagtgtgtgtgtgtttgattttaaaggaccagtccAACATTTTTAGTGGACTTTATATCAGACTTGTCCTttaaaaatgtggaaatgtttgatttaagAGAACATGATTAGCTTGTGGTTccagtacgtgtgtgtgtacatgtgcatgttcatgtgcatgtgtgtgagtgtgtgtgtgtgtgtgtgtgtgtgtgtgtgtgtgtgtgttagcggtCGAGGACGTGGGTCTTGTACAGTCGGTTCATCTGCTCCAGGAAGATGAAGGTGAGGACGGTGTGCGGGCCGAGACGAGCGTAGTACGGAGTGAAACCTttccagagagagaagaagccCTCCTTCCCCACCACACGCACCAGCACCTCCTGCAGGGGGGGAGacagacgggggggggggggacaggtGGGAGGGAGACAGGTGGAGGGAGACAGGCAGATGTTACAGGTATAAAGCTCCACAGCGTGTAAAGATGGCGTCAGAATGACTTACCAAACCGTTTTTATACTCCGGCTTCCCGTCGATCATCCTCATGTTCTGAatcctgacagacagacaggaaataaaccTCGTTAGCTTGATCGTATCTTGTTAACGTATTACATTAGTGTATCTTGCTAGCGTATCTCATTAGCTTGAGCGTATTTCGTTAGCTTGAGCGTATTTCGTTAGCTTGAGCGTATTTCGTTAGCTTGAGCGTATTTCCTTAGCTTGAGCGTATTTCCTTAGCTTGAGCGTATTTCCTTAGCTTGAGCGTATTTCTTTAGCTTGGGCGTATTTCGTTAGCTTGAGTGTATTTCGTTAGCTTGAGCGTATTTCCTTAGCTTGAGCGTATTTCGTTAGCTTGAGCGTATTTCCTTAGCTTGAGCGTATTTCGTTAGCTTGAGCGTATTTCCTTAGCTTGAGTGTATTTCCTTAGCTTGAGTGTATTTCGTTAGCTTGAGCGTATTTCCTTAGCTTGAGTGTATTTCCTTAGCTTGAGTGTATTTCGTTAGCTTGAGCGTATTTCCTTAGCTTGAGTGTATTTCCTTAGCTTGAGTGTATTTCGTTAGTTTGAGTGTATTTCGTTAGCTTGAGCGTATTTCGTTAGCTTGAGCGTATTTCATTAGTTTGAGCGTATTTCGTTAGCGGACTGAAGACCGACGCCACATGAAGCATTTCTCAAATGTTTTTGAAGCGTTTTTAAAGGGTTTTGATGATGAATTTCTGACGTTATTATTGAACGTTTCTCTGATTCAGTTCTGAGGTGTTTCAGAAGTTGTTCTGCGgtttattacagaaaaaaatcaaccaatTAAAACAAGAAGTTTTCACCTGGTCTTGACGATGTCGACGGGCATGGACGCTGCCGTGGTAACCAGACCACTGATCATACTGGCACAGAAATGACACAGAATATCGTCCCCGAAGTACcctgaaaacacagagagagaggatgacatCACCCGCAGGGGGAGGATGACATCACctgcaggaggaggatgacATCACTTCAGTGTTTCAGCTGTTTGATTTACCTGAATCCAGCAGCGCCTGTTTGGACTGAGAGTAGGAGGCCAACTGAGCCGCGTTCACCACCACCGCACGAGCCATGGTGGGAATACacccctgaaacacacacacacacacacacacacacacacacacacacacacacacacacacacagacacacacacacagacacacacacacacacacacacacacacagagacaggtAGGTCACATTTCACCAGAACTTCCTCTACATAGAAACGTGTATCAGTATCAGTGGAAACGTTCAGTTTTTACCCTCCACAGAGTCGTGACTCCTTCTTCTCTGGTGATTCGAGCCAAAGCgttaaaaacatttgtgtaaCCTCTCCTCTGATCTGCAGGAAGactggagacacacagacagacagacagacagacaggtagagagacagacaggtagagggacagacagacagacaggtagagagacagacagacagacagacagacaggtagagagacagacaggtagagagacagacaggtagagagacagacagacagacaggtagacagacagacaggtagagagagacagacagtttaTACTCAGTAAAACAGTTTTCCGTCTGTACTGTGATAGTCAGCTGACATGTTATCATGTGACCTCAGGTGTTATGATGTCATGTGATcaattaataatcaattatcCATATGACAGTGACCAGATCAAcatgttattaaatgttcatgATTCATTTGATTAACTAACATCAGTTATTCAGAttcatagtttttatttaactatttttaaTCAGCAA
It encodes:
- the slc25a11 gene encoding mitochondrial 2-oxoglutarate/malate carrier protein, which codes for MAEAKPKTSPKAIKFLFGGLAGMGATVFVQPLDLVKNRMQLSGQGTKAREYKTSFHALVSILKNEGVGGIYTGLSAGLLRQATYTTTRLGIYTILFEKMTGDDGRPPNFFLKALIGMTAGATGAFVGTPAEVALIRMTADGRLPADQRRGYTNVFNALARITREEGVTTLWRGCIPTMARAVVVNAAQLASYSQSKQALLDSGYFGDDILCHFCASMISGLVTTAASMPVDIVKTRIQNMRMIDGKPEYKNGLEVLVRVVGKEGFFSLWKGFTPYYARLGPHTVLTFIFLEQMNRLYKTHVLDR